The proteins below are encoded in one region of Microbispora sp. NBC_01189:
- a CDS encoding nuclear transport factor 2 family protein, translating into MALTEHDRIDITDAGLPDQAEAGPREVLERYRQAAISRSADELRRVYALDAVHEFPFTLPGLPSRLAGRDDIVNWITAGWKDYPLKYERYRTLAIHDTGDPETIVVEQEALGTSVTTGAFALPNLVVLTVRNRQITRLRDYVNIPAAAAAMGGNP; encoded by the coding sequence ATGGCGCTGACGGAACACGACCGAATCGATATCACCGACGCCGGCCTGCCGGACCAAGCGGAGGCTGGTCCACGTGAGGTTCTGGAGCGCTACCGCCAAGCCGCCATCAGCCGGTCCGCCGATGAACTGAGGCGCGTCTACGCCCTCGACGCGGTCCACGAGTTCCCGTTCACACTCCCCGGCCTGCCGTCCCGGCTTGCGGGCAGGGACGACATCGTGAACTGGATAACCGCAGGGTGGAAGGACTACCCGCTCAAGTACGAGCGTTACCGCACCCTTGCCATCCACGACACCGGGGATCCGGAAACGATCGTCGTCGAGCAGGAAGCCCTCGGGACCAGCGTGACCACCGGCGCGTTCGCGCTCCCCAACCTCGTTGTGCTCACCGTGCGCAACCGGCAGATCACCCGCCTGCGCGACTACGTCAACATCCCGGCAGCCGCGGCCGCCATGGGAGGGAATCCATAG
- a CDS encoding TetR/AcrR family transcriptional regulator has protein sequence MVSAAHDPRPRAGRPRRADARRNYEQLVEQAKIAFAEFGVDASLDEIARRAGVASGTLYRHFPTRLDLIEAVLAEQIARLVDLGRRLLTAEDEFDALSTWLRAALRHGLTYRGLSAAVMDSALDHENGPVSTWHAQMFETGAALLARARRTGVLVSDANDADVLKMIGAIAWAAQGAPDSSAQADRLLALLLNGLHHGGVHR, from the coding sequence ATGGTGTCGGCAGCCCACGATCCACGGCCGCGTGCCGGGCGTCCGAGGCGTGCGGACGCCCGGCGTAACTACGAGCAGTTGGTCGAGCAGGCGAAAATCGCGTTCGCCGAGTTCGGCGTGGACGCCTCCCTGGACGAGATCGCCCGGCGGGCAGGGGTGGCCAGCGGGACGCTGTACCGGCATTTCCCCACCCGGCTGGATCTCATCGAGGCGGTACTCGCCGAGCAGATAGCCCGGCTCGTCGACCTTGGCCGCCGGCTGCTGACCGCCGAGGACGAATTCGACGCGTTGTCCACCTGGTTGCGTGCCGCGCTCAGGCATGGCCTGACCTATCGAGGTCTGTCGGCCGCCGTGATGGACTCGGCGCTCGATCACGAAAATGGCCCGGTATCGACCTGGCATGCGCAGATGTTCGAGACGGGAGCCGCGTTGCTGGCGAGGGCGCGGCGAACAGGCGTGCTCGTCTCCGACGCGAACGACGCGGACGTACTGAAGATGATCGGCGCTATCGCCTGGGCCGCCCAGGGCGCCCCCGACAGCTCAGCTCAAGCCGACCGCCTGCTCGCCCTCCTCCTGAACGGACTCCATCACGGCGGCGTCCACCGATGA
- a CDS encoding ABC transporter permease has product MGELTGMGSFALVVRLVLADVRRHRAQAAMLLLAVTVATATMALGLSLRGVSAALYEQTRAATAGPDVVALSGDTGPAVTSALASLADDPEVIAHHGPYRIVYADLTTHGSHMSSAVSSGVVVHGFAETPGTVNRPLVTWGRWVRPGGAVVERGFAAALGIGVGDRVTIAGRSYPVVGIAVTAATSVYPWAAQIGPYGGPSDSCGLVWLTPSDARTLAGRDLPVTTAMDLKLRDPAATGAFIEAFADVHRDSTVRVNLRTWQFTAEQDTVILSNSQPILVVGSWLLGFLAVTGVAALAAGRAVEQTRRAGLLKAVGATPGLIATVLLTEYLALALIGDALGLVIARLTVPGIAGPTASRIGDAAGPGGATLATATALAVAVAVLSTLRPTLRAMRTATVTALAAAAHQPRHRPRHQRLLTALSALLPTPLLLGLRLTARRPGRAVLQACSTATTVIATVALLTVYSQEERGYGLNGSSVLPNLRGELDRRLVLAVVVLLVALAVVNTVTLTWTTAMEARATMAVARTLGATPGQIAAGLSAAQVLPALPGAMAGVPLGIGVCGLFSARNTIMPTVSWMFAAALVTLLVTAAFTALPARLAARRPVARTLSAEAAA; this is encoded by the coding sequence GTGGGAGAGCTGACCGGAATGGGCTCCTTCGCGCTCGTCGTTCGGCTCGTCCTCGCCGACGTCCGCCGGCACCGCGCCCAGGCCGCGATGCTGCTGCTCGCGGTGACCGTGGCCACCGCCACGATGGCCCTGGGCCTATCCCTGCGCGGTGTGAGCGCGGCGCTGTACGAGCAGACCCGCGCGGCCACCGCCGGGCCCGACGTGGTGGCGCTCTCCGGCGACACGGGCCCCGCCGTCACCTCGGCCCTGGCCTCCCTGGCGGACGACCCCGAAGTGATCGCCCACCACGGCCCCTACCGCATCGTCTACGCCGACCTCACCACACACGGTTCGCACATGTCTTCCGCGGTGTCGTCCGGAGTGGTGGTGCACGGCTTCGCCGAGACGCCCGGCACGGTCAACCGGCCGCTGGTGACTTGGGGCCGTTGGGTGCGGCCCGGCGGCGCGGTCGTCGAACGCGGCTTCGCCGCCGCGCTCGGCATCGGCGTTGGCGACCGCGTCACCATCGCCGGCCGGTCGTACCCCGTCGTCGGGATCGCCGTGACCGCGGCCACCTCCGTCTACCCCTGGGCGGCGCAGATCGGCCCGTACGGCGGCCCGAGCGACTCCTGCGGCCTGGTCTGGCTCACCCCGTCGGACGCCCGGACCCTGGCGGGCCGGGATCTGCCGGTGACCACGGCCATGGACCTCAAGCTCCGCGACCCCGCCGCCACCGGGGCCTTCATCGAGGCGTTCGCGGACGTCCACCGCGACTCCACCGTCAGGGTGAACCTGCGCACCTGGCAGTTCACCGCCGAACAGGACACGGTCATCCTCAGTAACAGCCAGCCGATCCTGGTGGTCGGAAGCTGGCTGCTCGGTTTCCTGGCCGTTACCGGAGTGGCGGCACTCGCGGCGGGACGCGCCGTGGAGCAGACCCGCCGGGCCGGGCTGCTCAAGGCCGTCGGCGCCACCCCGGGCCTGATCGCCACCGTCCTGCTCACCGAGTATCTGGCGCTGGCGCTGATCGGCGACGCGCTGGGGCTGGTGATCGCCCGCCTGACCGTGCCCGGCATCGCCGGCCCTACCGCCAGCCGGATCGGTGACGCGGCCGGGCCCGGCGGCGCGACCCTCGCCACGGCGACCGCCCTCGCCGTGGCGGTGGCGGTGCTGTCCACGCTGCGTCCCACACTGCGGGCCATGCGTACGGCGACCGTCACGGCGCTGGCCGCCGCCGCGCACCAGCCCCGTCACCGGCCCCGTCACCAGAGACTGCTCACCGCGCTCTCCGCGCTGCTGCCCACGCCGCTGCTGCTCGGGCTGCGGCTCACTGCCCGCCGGCCGGGCCGCGCCGTGCTGCAGGCGTGCTCCACCGCCACCACGGTGATCGCGACCGTCGCCCTGCTGACCGTCTACTCCCAGGAGGAGAGGGGTTACGGCCTGAACGGGTCCTCCGTCCTGCCCAACCTGCGGGGCGAGCTCGACCGCCGGCTGGTGCTCGCCGTTGTCGTCCTGCTGGTCGCGCTCGCCGTCGTCAACACCGTCACGCTCACCTGGACCACGGCCATGGAGGCCCGGGCGACCATGGCCGTCGCCCGCACGCTCGGCGCCACCCCCGGGCAGATCGCCGCGGGACTGTCGGCCGCCCAGGTTCTGCCCGCCCTGCCCGGCGCCATGGCCGGTGTTCCCCTGGGTATCGGTGTGTGCGGGCTCTTCAGCGCCAGGAACACGATCATGCCGACCGTCTCCTGGATGTTCGCGGCCGCACTCGTGACCCTCCTGGTGACGGCGGCGTTCACCGCCCTGCCGGCCCGCCTGGCGGCCCGGCGGCCGGTGGCGCGGACCCTCAGCGCCGAGGCGGCTGCCTGA
- a CDS encoding ABC transporter ATP-binding protein — protein MTASVAEIRGLVKEHGQGQGRVRAVDDVDLEVPRGQTLAVMGPSGCGKSTLLHLLGGLERPTRGEVWLAGRRVDTLSERALARLRRRSVGFVFQAFHLMEELTAAENVELPALLAGRSPREARRRASLLLERVGLAARARHLPSRLSGGQRQRVAIARALANEPPIVLADEPTGNLDTAATLDVLRIFEELRTAGQTLVIVTHDERVAATADRLVSMRDGMFVDDTRLTGSSSRGLGSLIEWES, from the coding sequence GTGACAGCTTCAGTGGCGGAGATCCGCGGTCTGGTGAAGGAGCACGGGCAGGGGCAGGGCAGGGTCCGCGCGGTCGACGACGTCGACCTGGAGGTACCGCGGGGGCAGACGCTGGCGGTGATGGGGCCCAGCGGGTGCGGAAAGTCCACCCTGCTGCACCTGCTGGGCGGGCTGGAGCGGCCCACCCGCGGTGAGGTGTGGCTGGCCGGCCGGCGCGTCGACACCCTGAGCGAGCGTGCCCTGGCACGGCTGCGACGCCGGTCGGTGGGATTCGTCTTCCAGGCCTTCCACCTCATGGAGGAGCTGACGGCCGCCGAGAACGTGGAGCTGCCCGCGCTGCTGGCCGGGCGCTCGCCGCGCGAGGCCAGGCGCCGCGCGAGTCTCCTGCTGGAACGGGTGGGGCTCGCCGCGCGGGCCCGGCATCTGCCGTCGAGGCTGTCCGGCGGGCAGCGTCAGCGGGTCGCCATCGCCCGCGCGCTCGCCAACGAGCCGCCGATCGTGCTGGCCGACGAGCCGACCGGCAACCTCGACACCGCGGCGACGCTCGACGTGCTGAGGATCTTCGAGGAGCTGCGTACGGCGGGGCAGACCCTGGTGATCGTCACGCACGACGAACGGGTCGCGGCCACCGCGGATCGGCTGGTGTCGATGCGCGACGGCATGTTCGTCGACGACACCCGGCTGACCGGCTCCTCCTCGCGTGGGCTCGGCAGCCTGATCGAGTGGGAGAGCTGA